ACGGTGCAGGGCTTCGGCTACCGCACGGGGGTTCCGAGACGCAACGCGCAGAAGCGCGAGCGCCGGACCATCAGGGGTTCGCCTTCCCTGCTCCCAGTTACGCAACGTCGCCACGCTCACGCCAATCATCAAGGCAAATTCGGTTTGTGACGCCTTGAGCTTTCCTCGAACGCTCTTCACATCAGTCGGACGAAAGGTCGTCACCCGAGCAGGCTTCAGGGTGCCTCGCCGTATCTTCCCCGCCTGTCGGATGCTCGTCAGTAATTCCTGAAACGCCGTATCCTTCATGAGAATTCCTCCCGAACGAGTTTTGCCAGTCCCTTGAGCTGTGCGGCCGTCAAATCGCCTTGCTCGTTCTTCGCATAGAGATACAACATATAAAATGTCTGGCCTGCTGGCTCCCAATAATAGATGAGACGAACTCCCCCGCGCTTCCCCCGACCCGGTGCCGCCCAACGAAGCTTTCTCAATCCCGCACCGCTCTGAATTAGGGGGCCTTGTGCGGGCCGAAGCAGCATGGCCAACTGAAGCGCTCGATACGCCTCATCGTCAAGATGACGGCGAAGCGCCGTTGTAAATACCGGAGTCTCGACGAACCGCATGCCCGATCATACGCCATTGGCGCAGCCATCTGCAAGATGGTTTCATCTCATCACTCAGAACTAACACAGGCAATCAAACTCTTTACCTCATTCGAACGACACCGCCCCCCCTGCTCCAGAAAATTGGCGCGCCTACCTGCGACTTGTACGAAGGCGTATCTCTTCACCCTTCTCTCCCTAAGGGGCCGGGGCTTAATGCGAACGTCACCGGAGGAGCGGGAACCCTTCGAGGCTGCGCTAAGAAGGAAAGCGGAAACTGACCGAGTCTGCGAGGGAATTTCCGAAGGCTTCCGCTGAGCGGAGCCCGAATGGGTCCCTCCGGGAGGTGCGAGAGCAGTTGAGCCCCAGCCCCACATCCACTCTCCTTGCCCTTCCGTATGGCCTTATGTAAGGATTACCCCTGCTATCCGACAGACCTGCACATTCCCTCTTCAGACCGATAAAGGAGAAGCTCTATGCCTCCCAAAGTTGAAATCCCCTCCATTGTCAAAGTGACGAAGGCCGACGAGGAATGGAAGAAGCTCTTGTCGCCGGCGGCCTATCAAGTCTTGCGCCATGAAGACACGGAACGGGCGTTTACGAGCCCGCTCCATGAGAATCACGCCTCCGGCATCTATTACTGCGCAGGCTGCGATCTCCCCGCCTATTCGTCGGAGCATAAATTCGACAGCGGCACCGGCTGGCCCAGCTTCTGGCAGCCGATCGATCCGAAGGTGATCGAGACGCGCACCGATTCGAAATTCTTCATGACCCGCGTCGAAGTCCACTGCGCCCGCTGCGGCGGCCATCAGGGCCATGTCTTCGATGATGGTCCGAAGCCGACCGGACTCCGCTACTGCATCAACGGCGTCTCGCTAAAATTCATCGCAAGCTAATCGTCTGCTCCTTGTTCGTCATTGGCGTGAACCTCCCTAGGTTAATCCTCTCAGGCACTACCCGCTCCCCCCAATGGAGCGGGTAGCACATGCCCCGCGATCCATGTACAATCCCATTCACATCTCTCTGGAGCCTGTGTCTGTATGTCTCGCTGGTTCTCGTTCGGCAGTCTGTGCCTCTCTAGTCTGACCCTCATCTCCTGCGGGAACGGCCTCTCGCCGTTCGCCTGGAACACCGACCCCTGTGCCCTGATTACGTCGGCAGAGGCCGAACGCGCGCTGGGCGAACCGGCCCAGGAAGGCCAGCGCACCGATGCGACCACCTGCGTCTTCAAATCAACCCGCGACAGCGCCAATGCCGTGACGGTGCAAGTGGACGAAACCCCGGGCAAGGACCGGCGCGCCGGATTCAACAAGGACCGGCTCAGACGCGACAGCGTGCTCGTGGCGGGCCTGGGAGACGGCGCCATTCGAATCGACTCCCCGCCCTCGTTATCGCGACTGACCTTTTTGAGCAGCGACAATCTCATCACCGTCATGGTCTCCTCCATTCATGCGACGAACCTTTCAGATTCCGTGATGACCATCGGCAGAAGCGCGGCGGAACGGTATGGAGCTGCCGTCGTGGCGTCCCGGATTCCACCGGCCTCTCCCGCGGCCTCCACGAATGCGGCCATGGCCGATCGCCAGACCGGATCCTCGTCGCTCTTGCGCACGTCGCCGGTGACGGTCACGCAGACACGACATGTGGGTGAAACGGACTCGACCGGCCCCACTAAAGCCTCGGCGATCGACACCGGCACACTGGTGGGCACCTGGCAGGCGCACGTCCTCCAGGGCACGACGAAGCATGACTACCTGTTGGTTATTGGGCAAAATCACTCCTGGACGCTCTCGTCCCTGACGCAGTTCGACGGGGTGCTGGATGCCGAGTCCGGCCGTTGGTCGCTCGACCGCGCGAACACGTTCAAGGGCCAATCGTGGAAGGGCACCTACGTCACGGGGCAGCCTGATTCGTTTGTAACCACCGGTAGTCTCCATAGCACCTGGACCAGGCTGGATGGCGATCAGCCCCCCAGCAAAATCCCGGCTGAATTGTGGAGCCTGCGGAAGAACACCACGAGCGTCCCGGTGTTTCAACTCAAGAGCGTGGATCGCGCGCTGGTCGGAGTCTGGGAAAGCACGGGCACCTATGCCGGAGGGCCGGCCACCTTTGTCTGGACCATTAAACCCTCCGCGGCCACGGATCTGTTCATCATGGATCAAACCCGCGGCACGGTGGTGACGAAGAGCGGTCTCGTGCAGTTGCAGCCCACGCAGAAGCGGCAGCGGAGTTTGGGCATCGTCGCCACGCAGGAAGGCGGCTTCACCACCAGCGACGGGAAAACCAGCCTGCGCTGGACCCGCCTCGCGCCGCCACCGGAAACCCCACAACCACTCTAGTCATACCGGGCACGCGAGATCCCGTGCCCCTGTAGGGAGCTACTGCGATGTCCAACACGCATGAGACGATCGGATTTGTCGGCGTCGGTCGCATGGGCGCGAACATGGCGCGCCGCCTGAAAGACTTCGGCTTTCCCATCTCCGCCGTCTACGACCGGAATACGGCCGTCGCGACGGAACTGGCCAAGGAACTCGGCTGTCAGGTCGCCGCCAATCCGGCGGCCGTCGCCGAATCCTCGCAGACCGTCATCACGGTCGTCACCGACGATGCGGCGATGGATCAGATCTTTGCCGTGAACGATGCCACCGGCCTTCTCGCCCACGCGAAGGACCGGCTCTTCATCAATTGCGCCACCGTCTCTCCATCGATCCATCGCGACGTGGAACAGCGGGTGACCGCACTCGGCGGCGCTTCGCTCGAAGCCTGTATGGCGAGCAGTATTCCGCAAGCGCGGCAGGGCACGCTCTATCTGATGTGCGCGGGCCGGAAAATGACGTTCGAACGGGCGAAGCCCATGCTGCAGACGCTGGGGAAGAC
The window above is part of the Nitrospira sp. genome. Proteins encoded here:
- the nadS gene encoding NadS family protein, producing the protein MKDTAFQELLTSIRQAGKIRRGTLKPARVTTFRPTDVKSVRGKLKASQTEFALMIGVSVATLRNWEQGRRTPDGPALALLRVASRNPRAVAEALHREPRKGAV
- a CDS encoding type II toxin-antitoxin system RelE/ParE family toxin, with the protein product MRFVETPVFTTALRRHLDDEAYRALQLAMLLRPAQGPLIQSGAGLRKLRWAAPGRGKRGGVRLIYYWEPAGQTFYMLYLYAKNEQGDLTAAQLKGLAKLVREEFS
- the msrB gene encoding peptide-methionine (R)-S-oxide reductase MsrB translates to MPPKVEIPSIVKVTKADEEWKKLLSPAAYQVLRHEDTERAFTSPLHENHASGIYYCAGCDLPAYSSEHKFDSGTGWPSFWQPIDPKVIETRTDSKFFMTRVEVHCARCGGHQGHVFDDGPKPTGLRYCINGVSLKFIAS
- a CDS encoding NAD(P)-dependent oxidoreductase, which codes for MSNTHETIGFVGVGRMGANMARRLKDFGFPISAVYDRNTAVATELAKELGCQVAANPAAVAESSQTVITVVTDDAAMDQIFAVNDATGLLAHAKDRLFINCATVSPSIHRDVEQRVTALGGASLEACMASSIPQARQGTLYLMCAGRKMTFERAKPMLQTLGKTVRYVGASGTAAEVKALVNMVMNCNTAALAEGLGLGQALGLDLTMLREVFSQTGANSRVLETDGEDMQQRAHDCYFSAAHAAKDSGIAVALGRAAGLSLPVADATLAQYQRLVASGKGELDKSAVAELTFKDRLG